One segment of Phragmites australis chromosome 13, lpPhrAust1.1, whole genome shotgun sequence DNA contains the following:
- the LOC133889505 gene encoding probable RNA-dependent RNA polymerase 2 yields MYKTYHQEADIRTRCKIHVHKGRVLIGCLDETGKLDYGQVYIRITKNHKEQKDNKQPFFYNNDGKTAVVVGKVAVSKNPCLHPGDIRVLEAVYDPGLDARGLVDCVVFPQRGERSGGDLDGDLFFIARDDKLIPEKVDAPMDYTATRPRIMDHVVTLEEIQKHFVDYMINDALGVISTARDPLKARSPECLQLAALHSMAVDFAKTGAPAEMPRALRPREFPDFMERWEKPMYVSNGVLGKLYRAAVRHAENSEDLLPAALPSRAYDPDLEAPGFREFLDAAEECYEVYAETLGTLMSYYTAEREDEILTGNIRNKLLYLRRDNKRYFEMKDRIVAAVDALHDEVRGWLRGRGEEEASRMASVWYHVTYHPDHRGGKRFWSLPWVVCDNLLAIKAARRCRRQADVDGAAPMDCGA; encoded by the exons GCTGACATAAGAACAAGGTGTAAGATTCATGTCCACAAAGGCCGTGTTCTTATTggttgtttggatgaaacaggcAAGTTAGACTATGGTCAAGTTTACATCAGAATTACAAAGAATCACAAGGAGCAGAAGGACAATAAGCAACCATTCTTTTATAACAATGATGGCAAAACAGCCGTAGTTGTTGGAAAAGTTGCAGTCTCAAAAAACCCATGTCTCCATCCTGGCGATATCAGAGTACTTGAAGCTGTATATGACCCTGGATTGGATGCTAGGGGCCTTGTTGATTGTGTTGTGTTTCCTCAGAGAGGGGAAAG ATCAGGGGGCGATTTGGATGGCGACCTCTTCTTTATTGCCCGGGATGACAAACTGATACCAGAGAAGGTTGATGCACCTATGGACTACACTGCAACAAGGCCACGTATAATGGACCATGTTGTTACACTTGAG GAAATTCAGAAGCACTTTGTTGATTACATGATAAATGATGCGCTCGGTGTTATCTCAACTGCTCGTGACCCGTTGAAAGCTCGGAGCCCCGAGTGCCTCCAGCTCGCTGCTCTGCACTCCATGGCAGTCGACTTCGCCAAGACCGGAGCTCCAGCCGAGATGCCCCGGGCGCTGAGGCCCCGGGAGTTCCCGGACTTCATGGAGCGGTGGGAGAAGCCAATGTACGTCTCCAACGGCGTCCTCGGCAAGCTCTACCGCGCAGCCGTACGCCACGCGGAGAACTCGGAGGATCTCCTGCCCGCGGCCCTGCCGAGCCGCGCGTACGACCCGGACCTCGAGGCCCCTGGCTTCCGTGAGTTCCTGGACGCCGCCGAGGAGTGCTACGAGGTGTACGCCGAGACGCTGGGCACCCTGATGAGCTACTACACGGCGGAGCGCGAGGACGAGATCCTGACGGGCAACATCCGGAACAAGCTGCTGTACCTGCGGCGGGACAACAAGCGGTACTTCGAGATGAAGGACCGGATCGTGGCCGCCGTCGACGCGCTGCACGACGAGGTGAGGGGGTGGCTCAGGGGccgcggggaggaggaggcgtcgAGGATGGCGTCGGTGTGGTACCACGTGACGTACCACCCGGACCACCGCGGGGGGAAGCGGTTCTGGAGCCTCCCCTGGGTCGTCTGCGACAACCTGCTGGCGATCAAGGCCGCGCGAAGGTGCCGGAGGCAGGCGGACGTGGACGGCGCCGCTCCGATGGACTGCGGCGCCTGA
- the LOC133889179 gene encoding uncharacterized protein LOC133889179, whose product MPGPGAHLLYAMSGGAALSRLAGPDRFGPHHCAAYAANAFLGPDLGSFAEWLCSFLPSSASASAAGGLAMATVHHPFYYPLLLGLPLAWAYSWLSRRLLRMGVLDAPAGVALNKRQCFLLISAGSLSHFFLDHLFEENGHSTMYTWILSTGWWKGRAPINPDAVFVIGLLCICLMGGFVYINRVKYGKSATENSNQSFFLILVIATLYCMWCASQIYLRHPPQPAIGEEADLGVIIFLAIYLFLPHVLCVFSMNQKDYTEALNELPL is encoded by the exons ATGCCGGGGCCTGGGGCGCACCTGCTGTACGCGATGTCCGGCGGGGCGGCGCTGTCGCGGCTCGCCGGACCGGACCGCTTCGGCCCGCACCACTGCGCCGCCTACGCCGCCAACGCCTTCCTCGGCCCGGACCTCGGCTCCTTCGCCGAGTGGCTCTGCTCCTTCCttccctcctccgcctccgcctctgccGCGGGAGGGCTCGCCATGGCCACCGTGCACCACCCCTTCTATTACCCGCTCCTCCTCGGCCTTCCTCTCGCCTGGGCCTACTCCTGGCTCTCCCGCCGGCTGCTCCGCATGGGCGTCCTCGACGCCCCCGCAGGG GTTGCACTAAACAAGAGGCAGTGTTTCTTGCTTATCTCGGCTGGCTCGCTGTCCCACTTCTTCTTGGATCACTTGTTTGAG GAGAACGGCCATTCGACAATGTATACTTGGATACTGAGCACTGGTTGGTGGAAAGGCCGTGCTCCTATCAATCCAGACGCAGTGTTTGTTATAGGCCTGCTTTGCATTTGCCTCATGGGGGGATTTGTGTACATTAACAG AGTGAAGTATGGAAAGTCGGCAACTGAAAACTCAAATCAATCTTTCTTTCTCATCCTGGTGATAGCCACCCTGTACTGTATGTGGTGTGCCAGTCAGATATACCTGCGGCATCCCCCACAGCCTGCTATAGGTGAAGAGGCTGATCTTGGAGTGATAATTTTTCTCGCCATTTACCTTTTTCTCCCACATGTGTTATGCGTCTTTTCGATGAACCAAAAGGATTATACTGAAGCGTTGAATGAACTGCCACTCTGA
- the LOC133889178 gene encoding probable receptor-like protein kinase At2g42960, producing the protein MQRGYEALLGCLTAAVIVGVIAVSCHIRKKARKLKPSTKDNEFTVASLEYEETICKQISIKDIYTATEHLSPSNVIGQGIAGKVYRGVLANGWPVAVKHIIKNEHAETFLREVTSLSHVRHPNLVSLRGYCDGQDECFLVYELCINGNLSEWLFGKDKNLSWIQRLQIALGSACGLWFLHIYPEGCIVHRDIKPTNILLGLDMEPKLSDFGLSRVIDLGVSHVSSEVRGTFGYVDPEYRHNHKVNAAGDVYSFGMVLLQLLSGKRAISIMNTAKPMSLDKMASALIQEGNVLEFADPRLNGEYSTEAFDLSLNLALSCTGYKKQRPSMEQVVSRLEKALEISMKDDEKHNSISIVESLA; encoded by the exons ATGCAAAGAG GATATGAAGCGCTGCTAGGATGCCTCACTGCGGCGGTGATAGTTGGGGTCATCGCTGTTTCCTGCCATATCAGGAAAAAAGCACGCAAGCTCAAACCATCAACAAAGGATAATG AGTTCACCGTGGCATCCCTTGAGTATGAGGAGACTATCTGCAAGCAGATATCGATCAAAGATATATACACTGCAACCGAACACTTGAGTCCATCAAATGTAATCGGCCAGGGTATTGCAG GGAAAGTGTATAGAGGAGTGCTTGCAAATGGCTGGCCTGTTGCGGTGAAGCACATCATTAAGAATGAGCATGCAGAAACCTTCCTAAGGGAAGTTACAAGCCTATCACATGTCAGGCACCCAAATCTTGTGTCATTGAGAGGTTACTGTGACGGACAGGATGAGTGCTTTCTTGTGTATGAGCTGTGCATCAACGGTAATCTGTCAGAATGGCTATTCG GAAAGGATAAAAACCTGTCATGGATTCAGAGGCTTCAGATAGCACTTGGAAGTGCTTGTGGCCTTTGGTTCCTGCACATATATCCTGAAGGTTGCATTGTTCACCGTGACATCAAG CCAACCAATATActtcttgggcttgatatggaaCCCAAGCTGTCAGATTTTGGGCTCTCAAGAGTCATCGACTTAGGTGTATCGCACGTAAGTTCTGAAGTCAGAGGAACTTTTGGCTATGTCGATCCAGAATACCGCCACAACCACAAGGTGAATGCTGCAGGGGATGTGTACAGCTTCGGCATGGTGCTCCTGCAGCTCCTGTCAGGAAAGCGAGCAATCAGCATCATGAATACAGCTAAGCCAATGTCACTGGACAAAATG GCTTCCGCACTTATCCAAGAAGGCAATGTGTTGGAGTTTGCTGATCCTAGGTTGAACGGAGAGTACTCAACTGAGGCATTTGATCTCAGTCTGAATCTTGCTCTGTCATGCACCGGCTACAAGAAGCAGCGGCCGTCCATGGAGCAAGTTGTGTCGAGGCTAGAGAAGGCTCTAGAGATCTCCATGAAGGATGATGAGAAGCACAACAGCATTAGCATTGTTGAGTCCCTTGCATAG
- the LOC133888567 gene encoding probable inactive ATP-dependent zinc metalloprotease FTSHI 3, chloroplastic, translating to MAAVASLCPLSVASLPLSHSCCFRSPDYWSRFAATASNGCGCAVLSTRGYARSRSRWRSPVRAAKMDEADKNKGAGLGFRPPDRKKLRLRLRSRLRLLWWRLRRLSPRDLAGDAGAALRRAVRRVPPAAAAPVLLAVLLFAARLALPKNAAREVAYSDLVAGLREGAVAAVAFEEDSRRIYFSKKAGDDGADASEAGERAAAAAAKWPHYARRVPHDEGFLLGLMRESGVDYRSAPRPAGRLLVDMLSTLLTLWVSLLPMMWFIQRQMSAGGGAEKRRRPRKQRVLFDDVQGVDEAKEELVEIVSCLHGSLNYKKLGAKLPRGVLLVGPPGTGKTLLARAVAGEAGIPFFSVSASEFVEVFVGRGAARVRDLFKEAKEAAPSIIFIDELDAVGGSRGRSFNDERDQTLNQLLTEMDGFDSDMKVIVMAATNRPKALDAALCRPGRFSRKVVVGVPDLEGRKNILAVHLREIPLEEDPEIICDLVANVTPGMVGADLANIVNESALLAARRGGNTVAREDIMDAIEREKYGVNGRQENDDSERQGLTRLFPWLPKPGNKPSSPDDFRGLMGYHTLS from the exons ATGGCTGCCGTGGCTTCTCTCTGCCCCTTATCCGTCGCCTCCCTCCCGCTCTCTCACTCCTGCTGCTTCAGGAGCCCCGATTATTGGAGCCGCTTCGCCGCGACCGCGAGCAATGGCTGTGGCTGTGCGGTTCTTTCCACCAGGGGCTACGCGAGGTCACGGTCGCGGTGGAGGAGCCCGGTTCGCGCCGCCAAGATGGACGAGGCGGACAAGAACAAGGGCGCCGGTCTGGGGTTCCGCCCTCCCGACCGCAAGAAGCTGCGCTTGAGGCTGCGGTCGCGGTTGCGCCTGCTGTGGTGGCGGCTCCGGCGGCTGTCGCCGCGGGACCTCGCGGGCGACGCCGGGGCCGCGTTGCGGCGCGCCGTCCGCCGCGTGCCTcccgcggccgcggcgccggTCCTCCTGGCGGTTCTCCTCTTCGCTGCGCGGCTCGCGCTGCCCAAGAACGCGGCCCGGGAGGTGGCCTACTCGGACCTCGTGGCGGGGCTCCGCGAGGGCGCCGTGGCCGCCGTCGCGTTCGAGGAGGACTCGCGCCGCATCTACTTCAGCAAGAAGGCCGGGGACGATGGCGCCGACGCGAGCGAGGCCGGTGAGAGGgccgcggcggctgcggcgaaGTGGCCGCACTACGCGCGGAGGGTGCCGCACGACGAGGGGTTCCTGCTAGGCCTGATGCGGGAGAGCGGGGTGGACTACAGGTCCGCGCCGCGGCCGGCGGGTAGGCTGCTGGTGGACATGCTGAGCACGCTGCTCACGCTGTGGGTCTCGCTGCTGCCGATGATGTGGTTCATACAGAGGCAGATGTCGGCTGGGGGCGGCGCAGAGAAGAGGCGTAGGCCGAGGAAGCAGAGAGTGTTATTTGATGATGTCCAGGGCGTCGATGAAGCGAAGGAGGAGCTTGTCGAG ATAGTGAGCTGTTTGCATGGTTCACTGAACTACAAGAAGCTTGGAGCAAAATTGCCCAGGGGGGTTCTGCTTGTTGGCCCTCCAGGAACCGGGAAGACTCTGCTGGCAAGGGCAGTTGCAGGAGAGGCTGGGATTCCATTTTTCTCTGTTTCTGCTAGCGAATTTGTTGAAGTTTTTGTTGGAAGAGGTGCAGCCCGGGTCAGAGATTTGTTCAAGGAGGCCAAAGAAGCTGCTCCGTCAATCATTTTTATTGATGAACTTGATGCCGTGGGTGGAAGTCGAGGTAGAAGTTTTAACGATGAGAGGGACCAAACTCTAAATCAG CTTCTTACCGAAATGGATGGTTTTGACTCGGACATGAAAGTTATCGTCATGGCTGCTACTAACAGGCCAAAAGCACTTGATGCTGCTCTTTGTCGGCCTGGCCGCTTCTCCAGGAAGGTTGTTGTTGGGGTGCCTGATTTGGAGGGCCGCAAAAATATTTTGGCTGTTCATCTAAGGGAAATTCCTTTGGAAGAGGATCCTGAAATAATTTGTGATCTGGTTGCTAATGTAACCCCAGGAATGGTTGGCGCAGATCTAGCAAACATTGTTAATGAGTCTGCCTTACTAGCTGCACGAAGAG GTGGGAATACTGTGGCTCGGGAGGATATCATGGATGCAATTGAGAGGGAGAAATATGGGGTCAACGGTagacaagaaaatgatgattctgaaaggcaaggcctcaccagaTTATTTCCATGGCTACCTAAACCTGGAAATAAACCATCAAGCCCTGATGATTTTCGAGGACTGATGGGTTATCATACGTTAAGCTAA